Within the Vairimorpha necatrix chromosome 10, complete sequence genome, the region ttaaaaatttttcaatttctgAGAAAAAACaccaaaattataatacaaATTCAACATATGAAGATTGGTTAAAAGATGGCgaaattatacaatttaTGGGTAAAGATAATGTGTTTTTTCATACTATCGTCTTTCCTTCTTTAATATTCGCTACTAAACTCGACTACccagttataaaaaaattatcagttacagaatttttattatttgaaaacgaaaaattttctaaaagtCGAGGACACGGAATATTCGGCctagatttaataaacaatGATCTCGGTTCATCTTGTTTATGGAGGtattatttatcaaaaatccGCCCGGAAAAATGCGACTCAAACTTCTCATTTGAACATTTTGCAAATGTAATTGACGCAGATTtgaataataatattgGAAATTTCTGCAACAGAgtcttaaaatttataaaaaataagaacaagaaaataataaaaatagataatTTGAATACTAAAGATGAGGAATTTATACAAGAAATAGataaattgtataaaaaatatttacaaaattttaagaatattaaaattcgAGATGCacttgaaaaaattttagaaatatctaAATTGGGAAATGAATATGTACAAGTAGCAGTAAatgataaagaaaatagaCGTCATGGGTTTCAAGTGGCTTTTAGTGTGGTTGTACTTTTAGGGCAAATTTTAGAGCCTTTTGTGCCAGTGTCAAGtgagaaattattaaaaatgtgtAATGTTAAGAAAGAGGTGTTTAGAGAAGAGTTTggaataataaaagaaggGGAAATTGGAGATGAAATTGTGCCACTTTTCAATAAACTTGATGAGGCGATATTAGAAAAGctaaagaattttaagaaataaaaatcccttcaattattataataatgttttagatttcaaacaaaaaaaaataagctttattttcaatatttatattattgtaaTGTTAAATCTTCTccttaaataaaatctctCATCATCTTTCACTATCTTAACttcaaatttatcaaaaacttttattttccctTCTTCAAATGTTATCGCTCCATTTATTCCATATTCTGGTATAAATATCAGATAACCATTAGATTTGATTTCTGTGACGTAAGCATGTGTCACGGGCtcaatttgttttatagcTTCATAAATGAATAATGTCGACACATCCCATGCGCATCTCCGTGCACTACTGTGTctcatatttatattattaattattactCCATTTATATTATCCAATTCATTTGTATTTATCTCGTTTACAGATTTAAgcctttttatatttttcttgtcttctttttctttatttaaaatataatttaaacttCTATGTACCAAAATATCTGCATATCTTCGTATAGGAGAAGTAAAATGTGTATAAAGTGGTGTAGCAAGCCCATAATGATTAAAATCAGTTTCTTCACTTGATAATACATAAGTCGCCTGGTTCATGGCTTTAgtaattatctttttaaatataccTGATTTTTCTGGATTTAATTTACTTAAAACTTCGTTCAcatttttactattttttaaatttatgtcAAGAGGCATTTCGACCTCTGAAGGTGGTGGATGTTTTCTCAATAAAGCATTTTCaggataatttttatataaaaattctgcTACACTAATATTTGCTAGTAACATAAATTCTTCTATAAGTGTATTTGTTATAATCGAATCTTTTTGTATTAtcttcttgttttttatttctattttacTTGCGCTCAAATCTAAGGCCCCATTTTCTTGACGTTTATTTCTCagtttttttgatatttcgtataaatttactaaatCTTGTTTTATATCTGAAGTATCATTTGATtctaaaagatttaaagcTTCTTCGTATGAAAAAGCTTTACATGATTTTATGAGTCCTTTAGTGAATTctgtatttaaaatatttgcatTTTCGTCTATTTCCCAAATAACGGAGAATGTGCCTCGTTCTTGATTTTCTAAAAGACTGCAAAGTCCTGCGCTTAAGAATTCAGGCAACATGTCTATTCTTCGATCTGGTAGATAAACAGTAGTGCCTCTGTCTGAAGAAATGGAGTCTAAGGCGGACCCCGGCTTGACATAATGCGACACATCTGCGATGTGGACGCCCACTTCAAAATTACCATTTTCCAGTTTTCTGATATGAAGTGCATCGTCCACATCTGTACACCCTTCTGGATCTACACTGAATATATTGAGATGCCTCAAATCTCTTCTTACTTTATTTTCGacttctttataaattgacTCTAGACTGAAATATTCAGATTTCTCATTTTTCAGAGCTTTAAGGGTTTCTGTGTCGTAGAAATTTCCTGGAGAAATTAAATCTTCCCAATTTATTTCTgaatatgaaatattatttgacAATAAAATGCATTTGATTTCTCCTTCTACATTTCCTATCTCGGACATCTTCTTAAAATAGTGTCCTCCTGGATATTTACTGTCTTTATCCCAGAATtctatttctaaatataatcTTCTATTAATTAATTCTTCAGGTTGGCTTGTTCTAATTCTTACTGGGGGATATTTCTTGTCTATTGGGAGGACTAAAACATTCTGAGGACCGTCTCCATTTACAGTggaatttaaaattgtacCAATGAGCTCAGTTCTGCCTCTTTTTGATATTCCCACCACTTTACCAAACAGAGtgtcttttttatcttcttgattaattttgatatttttttgttttttattgtctATTTCGTCATTTTCTAAATCAATTTCATCTTTTTGTATTTCATCAATTAATTCCACATAAACTTCATCTCCGTGTATCGCTCTGTTCATATTTCTACTTCCTAAAATTCTTATCCTTTTATTTTGACTAAAAATTGTCCCATTTCTCCAATTGTACGTGTCTACCATAAGCGTAGACTTGTAAATATTCTCTGAGaaatttgtataatattCTTCGTACTCCGTATcttctttaatatattcatcTTCTACAAgatcttttattatttctatattGTCACAATACTCAGTAGTATTGAAATATTCTGgatatttctttatgttctcaagatttattattataaattgtcTATCAGGTAAATGTTccttataaaaatctagtACTCCTTCTAATCCTTTACTATTCGTATATTCGGAAAAGTgatcataaaaaaagacataaaatttcttgttGATAATTTCCATAATTCGTCTTTGATCTCCCATGGataatttaagaaattctGACTGACAAATAATTGGCCTTATAAAATCACTCTTAAGAAGAGACTTGTGTTTTTCCATGATTtctttagaaataattgaaaatacAACAAATTCACTGTAAATTGGAGAAGAGCAACATGAAAAACCACAAGGAATATTTTTCCTGACATAGATTTCTTTTActctttttataagttgatttctttttgatattttatattcgtAAATACTATTACTGTATTTGTATTTTGGATCATCTTCCATATGGgggaatataaaaaataaatttagaatttcttctttaggacaaaattataagatAGACTCTATTTTAAGGACAATAAGCTTAAACAAGGGCACTAAAAAACTTCGTTCTCTTTagtaaaaacaatatagaTGCTCTCGGGGTTCATCTTATAAATCATGATAAAAATTGGTCGGTGATTTTAGTCTCCTTTCTGTCTCTTGCGTGATACTTAGCTGTGTCATgctcataaaaaataatgtctGGTTTTTTATAGTGCATATGGAAATTATGAgtgatgtttttttatgccTGAAATCGagttctttatatttttataatgtaaaaaatgaagagCCTTTTcgttattttaaaaatccaTCTCTAGATTCTGTATTTGCatataacaaatatatgatctaattattttttatcatctattaaaaaataacaattttttaatttttcttatgcataaaaatttagttcttttatattttttctgcATAAACACTTTGTTTGTTAAGAAACAAACTTGtgcatataaaaataaataatttttgcataaaaagaaataatatatttttaaaattctttactttttaatttccgAATACATCTTCTGAATCTTCAATAGTTGCTTCTTGATATTGTTGATATTCCGATAATAAATCATTCATATTAGATTCCGCCTCTGAGAATTCCATCTCGTCCATTCCTTCTCCAGTGTACCAATGTAAAAAGGCCTTTTTTCTGAACATGAGACTGAATTGTTCACTGACTCTTTTAAAGAGTTCCTGGATAGCAGTGGTGTTTCCCATGAATGTACCAGTCATTTCAAATCCTTCAGGGGCGATGTCACAGACAGCAGTCTTTACATTACTGGGGATCCATTCTACGAAGAGATTActagttttattttgaacACTGGCCATTTGTTCATCTACATCTTTCATAGAGACTTTTCCTCTGAATACTGCTGCTACTGTTAAATATCTTCCCTTTTTGGGATCACAGGCTGTCATCATATTTCTACTGTCAAACATTTGCTGAGTCAATTCTGAGACCGAGTaagttttaaattgttGAGTGTCCTGAGCAATGAGAGGCGCGAAACTGACCACGAAGAAATGAAGTCTAGGGAAAGGAATCATGTTGACGGCCAATTTCCTCAAGTCTGCATTGAGTTGTCCTGGGAATCTGAGACAAGTAGTCACGCCACTCATGACAAGAGAAACAAGATGATTTAAATCTCCGTATCCTGGGTTAGTAAGCTTTAGAGTCTTCAGACAGATGTCATAAAGGGCTTCATTGTCAATACAGAAAGTTATATCAGCATTTTCTACTAATTGATGAATACTCAGCGTAGCATTGTAGGGCTCGACTACTGTGTCACTGACCTTAGGGGAAGGCACAACTGAGAAAGTGCAAATCATCCTATCAGAAAATTCTTCCCTGATTTTAGACAAGAGTAAAGTTCCCATCCCGGCTCCTGTTCCTCCTCCCAATGAGTGGGTAATTTGGAAGCCTTGTAGGCAGTCGGCGCTTTCCGCCTCTTTCCTGACTATGTCCATGACATTGTCTATGAGCTCGGCCCCTTCAGTGTAATGCCCCTTGGCCCAGTTATTTCCCGCGCCAGATTGGCCAAAGACAAAGTTGTCAGGCCTGAAAAGATTTCCAAATGGGCCTTGCTTGATTGTCTCCATAGTGCCAGGCTCTAAATCTACTAAGACAGCCCTGGGCACATATTTCTGACAAAATGACTCATTATAATACACACTAATTCTTTCTAACTGATTATCAGATGTCCCTTCATATCTACCATCCTTGGCTATACCATGCTCACTACTTATAGTCTCCCAGAATTTGCCACCTATTTGATTACCACATTGGCCTGTTTGTAAATGAATAATTTCTCTCATAAATaagggcaaaaaaaaacaagaaagtAAACAAAAACTCAACCATGAGAAAAGatgtaaattataaataaaaacataaaaaagcatattaatttcttaaataaatttctacctaaattttttaaaaaaaaattcctCGTCCGGGAATCGAACCCGGGCCTACAGTGTGAGAGACTATCATCCTAACCACTGGACCAACAAGGattgatattaaaaatcaataaaaatatataataagacAGTATATTAAGTATGTCTGattgttaataaaaaataatctataaagaaaaaaaaccaagcgaaataaattttaaatatggaaataaaatataaatactaaaaaGAAGTTTGCAGTGTAATACactatgtataaaaaagcTTAAGTGCCATTACATATGTgtacaatatttataattaataattaaagCTAAATATGAtctgtaaatattttacctTTATAATCTAACTcgattttaatattaaaaatttgtaagctgataaacattttataatataatatgaaaataaaataggAATGTTTTAAGAAGATAATTTcgtttgtttattttaaatgcaTCTTTTGATGATATATAAGattattatgttttttttgtaatatggaaataaatatgtatCCAAATTATTAGCTTTAAATATCATCTTCCCCAAGCAAGGCcttataaaattctagtgtataataaaatattagttgtaaaaattttatctgcTGTGTTGCTTCGCTTTTATATCAATattggtttttttttttggggggggggggtggGGTTaccttaaatttttaatgttttatatttatttactaATATTCATTTGTAcctcatatatatatatatatagagAGAGagagattttattttatgtctATTGTATTGTTAATATGCGGAATTTCATAAGAATATTGGCGTCATAATcgttttttcaataaaaaatgaatcaattttattaaataatttattaagcGATCTCTCATTATCTGTGTCGAATGTTCCTTTATTTACGAATTGCATCGGGgtgaaaatatataatatttatagaaggATACGACACCTCTCCCCCCTAAATTGAAGTATCTGCTTTAACTCGTGTTTTGTTAAGCCTGTATACTTTTCCATTCTTTTTTACCACATAGGCATCGggtaaaattatttctgtGATCACGTATCCATCTTCCCAATTGCACTTGAACTTCCCGCTTTTAGTCTCACgatatattaaaactttatcGCCCACGTTTAGCTTTTTCGCCACCTCTACTTTCCCTTTCACGATTGCTTTTTTGTACTTTTCGAAGTTTTCATCGCGCTTACTCTTAGTTTCCTCCGCTGAGAATGTCACTTCTTCCTTGTCTAGCGCTTTGTCTACAGACAGCATCGGCAATTTATTCTCCCTTAACATGAACGGCGATGTTCCTATGCTCCGATTATAAGACAGGTTGAGGCATCTCGTGGCTTCTGGAAGCTTGTTCTTCCAGCTTACCCTTCCGAAATctgtaattttatttagtatCTTCATTAACGTCTGATTCGCTCTTTCTACTGCGCCTACAGTTTCGTGATGTTCTGGTGAACTGTATTGCCAGTCAATACCGTTCTTTTCGGCCAGGTCTTTGATGTcagaatttataaattctagCCCGTTGTCAGTCAAGATTCTTTCTGGAATGCCGTGTTTCTCGATAATCAATTGCTGGATTAATCCCATTATTTTCGACCCTGTTTTATAGTTAATAACAGCCGTCTCGACCCATTTAGAGTAGTGGTCAATAGCAATGAATATGAAGCTGTTTTGACCCGAAGTGTCGCATATGCGTCCTATGAGATCTATCACCCATATTTGGTTCGGCCTCTCTGATCGTATaactttgttttttgtgttTCGTAATGGGTATCCCGATTTCAAGCACGTTTTACACTTTTCTACGTGTTCCTTGATGTCCTTATGCATTCCTGCCCATTTGTACCTTTGTGAAATCATGAAGCTCATCGTACTAGCGCTAGCATGTCCAACGTCTAGATGGTAGGATTCTAAGATCTTCTGTCTGTCTTCATCGCTTGGTCCTGTAGCTTCGatgatatttatatctttcTCTGTCGGGGTTTGTCTGCTTAACCCGTCTGCTCCATTAACCTCTTCTTTTATGTAGGTTGATTGAAATGCATACTCCTGCAAATCATTGCCCACCTCAGCAATCTACTGGTAGGGTTCTTAGCTTCCCATAGATAAGTCAGCGCTTTGTGGTCCGTCTTCAATATGAACTCTCTACCCAGGAGGTGGTGTCTATAGTTCTCGATGCCTTTTACAACGGCCAAGAGTTCTTTGTCTGTTGTAGAGTAGTTCTTATGGGCTTTCTCTAAACTTTTGCTGAATGCACTTACGAAGTGCTCCTTCCCATCATCTCCAATCTGTGAGAGGATCGCGCCTATTCCCTGCTCTGACGCATCCGTAGTCAGTATAAACGGTTTCCTGAGATTAATCTTGTATCTTATTGTCTCTTCTGTGAGAAGTCTCTTTAGATCTTCGAATGCCCGTTTCTCCTTTTTGCTGAGAGAAATACTCTTAACACTTCGCTTTGACTCTCCTTTAAACAGTTCGTAGAGAGGGGCTGCTATCGCTGATAAGTTACGGATGAACTCCCTACAGTAATTTATGAGCCCAAGAAACGACCGTAGTTGAGCAATATTCGTCGGCTCCTTATACTCGTTTATGGCTTTGACCTTCTCTGGGTCCGGTTTGATCGTCTTGTTTGTTACTATATTCCCtagaattttaatttcttctttgaAGAAGTGGCACTTCTTCCTGTTAAGTGCGATTCCTGCTGCCTTAAGCTTACCCAATACGATTTCCAAGTGTTCACGGTGTTCCTGGTGATTTTTAGAATAGATAATAATGTCATCCAAGTATGGTATGACGAATTTTCTGTTTTCTTTCACAAAAATCTTATCCATAGTTCTCTGAAAAGTAGCAGGGGCATTACATAGCCCAAACGGCATCCTGTTAAATTCATAATGTCCTCCTCTCCAGCTGAATGCTGTCTTCTCCTTGTCTACTTCTTCAAGGGCTATCTGATAATATCCCGACGTAGCATCTAATGTCGAAAAGATAGTAGCGTCAGCTAGATCGTCGAGAATTTCATCAACTCGTGGGAGGGGGTATTTATCTTTGACTGTTATCTTGTTGAGCTCTCTGTAATCTATACAGAGCCCGATCGACCCATCAGGTTTCGTTACCGGAACAACTCTACTGTTCCAGGGGCTCCTACTATTTCTTATTACGCCCAACTGCAAGTTCTTCTTGATCTGTTGTGTGATTTCCTCTTCAAAGTGCAGAGGGATCTTTCCATTTTTCTGGTAAATTGCCTTCGCTACTGTTGTCTCGATTTGATGTTTCCCCATGTTACAAAGTGTAAGCTCTGAAATTTCAGTTTTGAACATGTCATGGTATTTCTCTTCGATTGAGATGTAATTGACTTTGTTAATCAGTGAGCCTTTCTTGACTGTATTGGCGAATTTTCTGATCAGTTGTTCCAGTAATATGGGGTTCGTTCGTATAGCGTCAACTCCTAAGATTATGTAGTCCGGTGTCCGTTCTGTGACGTAAGGGCTGAAAGTAATTGAAGTGTTTTCCGTCCtaaaattgatatttaGACATCTTCCTGTAATCTCCAATGGTGTCCCTGATGCTGCTCGTATGATCGTTGAAGATCTGGTAAATCTGATATTTGTCCCTTCGAGGACTCTTGCGGGTATCAGGGAGACATCAGCTCCGGTATCAATTAATGCTCGATGTCGTTTACGATTGAATTCTACGTTTATGTAGCAAGGGTTAGTGAAACAGCTGTTGATCTTGTAGTTTTCTATGGTGTAGGGTATATTTCCCTTCTTCGATGGTGCGACCTTCAAAGTCCTGTTATCTAGTGTCTCGTCCGTATTAGTCGTGTTACTTTTCATAGGGAATGCTATCCAAGAAACTTCCTCTGTGCGCCTCAGGAATTCACTCCAATCTTGGCATTGTCTAGCAAAATCATAAAGAATTGATTTGAGGACTGAAGGAGACTTCTTGATTACTATGAGGCTGACTGCTTTGTACTCCATTGTTTGTTGCTCTATAAGTGAGTTTCCTTTCCTGCAGAAGTCTATGAAAGCCTCTAGGTTGCCAAATTGTTGCGGTTTAACAAACTCGTCTAGAGTGGCCAGAGTTTTCTGTGAACTGTAAAATCTCAATTTTAGACTCTTAGTAACCTCTGCCAGATCAAGTTCTGACACCCGTTCAAATGCCATTGCTATCCATGAGAGAGCTGGCCCCCGTAGACCCAGGCAGATAAGTCTGGCGGTCTGATCTTCTGTCAGTCCAAAAACCCTCGCCGTGAACGTTGTGTCACGCAACCATGTATTTATATCCTCTTCCTTCTTATCACTGAAGCAGCCAACAGTTTTTATCGCTGTCGCCATGTCGAATGCTCCTTTATTTACGAATTGCATGGGGgtgaaaatatataatatttatagaaggATACGACAATCTgaatataataaacaacTATAGACAACGAGATTTAATCAAAAAAGACTGTACGTAAATAATTAATCAATATTTACTTAAATagtaattaaatattttcaaaaaaacataactAGGTTTGGCTGTTATgaattttagaattattGTATCGCAAGATTGTAGTAACCCGTCAAATTTCTTGTTTATCGGCAGCAatcaacaaaattaaaaaaaactgatGAACTATATATACTAATGACTAACTGCATTATTGAAATGTGTTTTGCCATCAAAAACCTGACAGTGCGCACACTAGACTGAATTTATCTACAACTGATGCTTAAAATTAGAGACATGGATCATATGAACATAAATAACTATgtttaacattttttaatttaataaaaaggcGTGTTCGCAATTGTATCCCATGTATATATcataatagtaaaaaatgcCCTCACAACCTATGTTGTTAGTATTAAACATAAGTTGGGGAatcttttgtattttatttgacaACTACAGGATTTATGATGCAACTctataaacattttataaatagcttctattaatatttttttttttattggaGAGTACCATGATtgctaaataaaaatttgcaaTTTCAAACATAAAcgaaatataattatttacgCTTTTATATTATCACAATAAATATctgtatttataaaataacattTAATAACTAATTTTACCCAAATTACTAcccataaaaattttaacataTAAAACTCAACAATTACGTTTTACTGcggaaaataaataaaacagcGTTAGCTGCTACTGGATCAAGAACAAATAcgatgaaaaaaaatataactaacaataaaatttattattaaagaatataaaaaaagttttttcacaaaaaaaaaaaaaaagagaaaacagatttgaattttataaaagttttataaaaataccaGCATAGTGACAATAACTAATGACATCTACAAAAACTTCCTCACAGATAAAATTTGGGCCGAAGCTTTTAATAGGTACCATCATAAGCATGGTTTTTGATGTAAGAGACGCATAGTTTATTGtggtttttaatataaaaaacagtGATAATTATCATTATTATCAATAATATAGCAGTAAACTAGTAAATAtgattttgatatatttttaaacattaatgttttttaactatATACTGAATATGATGTATTCTCGCAgtaaaaaagtatttaaaaacctTGACGGTTACTTTTTGAAACAATGATCTGTAAAGCTCAAT harbors:
- a CDS encoding endonuclease, which encodes MQFVNKGAFDMATAIKTVGCFSDKKEEDINTWLRDTTFTARVFGLTEDQTARLICLGLRGPALSWIAMAFERVSELDLAEVTKSLKLRFYSSQKTLATLDEFVKPQQFGNLEAFIDFCRKGNSLIEQQTMEYKAVSLIVIKKSPSVLKSILYDFARQCQDWSEFLRRTEEVSWIAFPMKSNTTNTDETLDNRTLKVAPSKKGNIPYTIENYKINSCFTNPCYINVEFNRKRHRALIDTGADVSLIPARVLEGTNIRFTRSSTIIRAASGTPLEITGRCLNINFRTENTSITFSPYVTERTPDYIILGVDAIRTNPILLEQLIRKFANTVKKGSLINKVNYISIEEKYHDMFKTEISELTLCNMGKHQIETTVAKAIYQKNGKIPLHFEEEITQQIKKNLQLGVIRNSRSPWNSRVVPVTKPDGSIGLCIDYRELNKITVKDKYPLPRVDEILDDLADATIFSTLDATSGYYQIALEEVDKEKTAFSWRGGHYEFNRMPFGLCNAPATFQRTMDKIFVKENRKFVIPYLDDIIIYSKNHQEHREHLEIVLGKLKAAGIALNRKKCHFFKEEIKILGNIVTNKTIKPDPEKVKAINEYKEPTNIAQLRSFLGLINYCREFIRNLSAIAAPLYELFKGESKRSVKSISLSKKEKRAFEDLKRLLTEETIRYKINLRKPFILTTDASEQGIGAILSQIGDDGKEHFVSAFSKSLEKAHKNYSTTDKELLAVIAEVGNDLQEYAFQSTYIKEEVNGADGLSRQTPTEKDINIIEATGPSDEDRQKILESYHLDVGHASASTMSFMISQRYKWAGMHKDIKEHVEKCKTCLKSGYPLRNTKNKVIRSERPNQIWVIDLIGRICDTSGQNSFIFIAIDHYSKWVETAVINYKTGSKIMGLIQQLIIEKHGIPERILTDNGLEFINSDIKDLAEKNGIDWQYSSPEHHETVGAVERANQTLMKILNKITDFGRVSWKNKLPEATRCLNLSYNRSIGTSPFMLRENKLPMLSVDKALDKEEVTFSAEETKSKRDENFEKYKKAIVKGKVEVAKKLNVGDKVLIYRETKSGKFKCNWEDGYVITEIILPDAYVVKKNGKVYRLNKTRVKADTSI
- a CDS encoding exosome complex exonuclease DIS3, with the translated sequence MEDDPKYKYSNSIYEYKISKRNQLIKRVKEIYVRKNIPCGFSCCSSPIYSEFVVFSIISKEIMEKHKSLLKSDFIRPIICQSEFLKLSMGDQRRIMEIINKKFYVFFYDHFSEYTNSKGLEGVLDFYKEHLPDRQFIIINLENIKKYPEYFNTTEYCDNIEIIKDLVEDEYIKEDTEYEEYYTNFSENIYKSTLMVDTYNWRNGTIFSQNKRIRILGSRNMNRAIHGDEVYVELIDEIQKDEIDLENDEIDNKKQKNIKINQEDKKDTLFGKVVGISKRGRTELIGTILNSTVNGDGPQNVLVLPIDKKYPPVRIRTSQPEELINRRLYLEIEFWDKDSKYPGGHYFKKMSEIGNVEGEIKCILLSNNISYSEINWEDLISPGNFYDTETLKALKNEKSEYFSLESIYKEVENKVRRDLRHLNIFSVDPEGCTDVDDALHIRKLENGNFEVGVHIADVSHYVKPGSALDSISSDRGTTVYLPDRRIDMLPEFLSAGLCSLLENQERGTFSVIWEIDENANILNTEFTKGLIKSCKAFSYEEALNLLESNDTSDIKQDLVNLYEISKKLRNKRQENGALDLSASKIEIKNKKIIQKDSIITNTLIEEFMLLANISVAEFLYKNYPENALLRKHPPPSEVEMPLDINLKNSKNVNEVLSKLNPEKSGIFKKIITKAMNQATYVLSSEETDFNHYGLATPLYTHFTSPIRRYADILVHRSLNYILNKEKEDKKNIKRLKSVNEINTNELDNINGVIINNINMRHSSARRCAWDVSTLFIYEAIKQIEPVTHAYVTEIKSNGYLIFIPEYGINGAITFEEGKIKVFDKFEVKIVKDDERFYLRRRFNITII
- a CDS encoding methionine-tRNA ligase (MARS1), which gives rise to MKTSQKTKKIITSALPYVNNQPHLGNIIGCVLSGDIYSRFCKKNNENSLYICGTDEYGTAIEMAAFAQNKTPLEICEENRLIHKKIYDWFNIEFDHFGHTTSNEHTKNVQHFFDKIYKNGFFTEQEIEQFFCEKCKIFLADRYVFGTCKYCKFPDAKGDQCDGCGHTYKSLDLIDAKCTLCKSTPNIKETRHLFFDFSNFKDQLEDLYNRNSQYWSDNGKHITKSWLDQELLPRCMTRDLKNKWGVPVPLEGFEKKVFYVWFDAVIGYFTFLKECVEKRNLNEKIKNFSISEKKHQNYNTNSTYEDWLKDGEIIQFMGKDNVFFHTIVFPSLIFATKLDYPVIKKLSVTEFLLFENEKFSKSRGHGIFGLDLINNDLGSSCLWRYYLSKIRPEKCDSNFSFEHFANVIDADLNNNIGNFCNRVLKFIKNKNKKIIKIDNLNTKDEEFIQEIDKLYKKYLQNFKNIKIRDALEKILEISKLGNEYVQVAVNDKENRRHGFQVAFSVVVLLGQILEPFVPVSSEKLLKMCNVKKEVFREEFGIIKEGEIGDEIVPLFNKLDEAILEKLKNFKK
- a CDS encoding endonuclease — encoded protein: MQFVNKGAFDMATAIKTVGCFSDKKEEDINTWLRDTTFTARVFGLTEDQTARLICLGLRGPALSWIAMAFERVSELDLAEVTKSLKLRFYSSQKTLATLDEFVKPQQFGNLEAFIDFCRKGNSLIEQQTMEYKAVSLIVIKKSPSVLKSILYDFARQCQDWSEFLRRTEEVSWIAFPMKSNTTNTDETLDNRTLKVAPSKKGNIPYTIENYKINSCFTNPCYINVEFNRKRHRALIDTGADVSLIPARVLEGTNIRFTRSSTIIRAASGTPLEITGRCLNINFRTENTSITFSPYVTERTPDYIILGVDAIRTNPILLEQLIRKFANTVKKGSLINKVNYISIEEKYHDMFKTEISELTLCNMGKHQIETTFKCNWEDGYVITEIILPDAYVVKKNGKVYRLNKTRVKADTSI
- a CDS encoding tubulin beta-2B chain (TBB), translated to MREIIHLQTGQCGNQIGGKFWETISSEHGIAKDGRYEGTSDNQLERISVYYNESFCQKYVPRAVLVDLEPGTMETIKQGPFGNLFRPDNFVFGQSGAGNNWAKGHYTEGAELIDNVMDIVRKEAESADCLQGFQITHSLGGGTGAGMGTLLLSKIREEFSDRMICTFSVVPSPKVSDTVVEPYNATLSIHQLVENADITFCIDNEALYDICLKTLKLTNPGYGDLNHLVSLVMSGVTTCLRFPGQLNADLRKLAVNMIPFPRLHFFVVSFAPLIAQDTQQFKTYSVSELTQQMFDSRNMMTACDPKKGRYLTVAAVFRGKVSMKDVDEQMASVQNKTSNLFVEWIPSNVKTAVCDIAPEGFEMTGTFMGNTTAIQELFKRVSEQFSLMFRKKAFLHWYTGEGMDEMEFSEAESNMNDLLSEYQQYQEATIEDSEDVFGN